cccttgtggggtcgcggggggcgctggcgcctatctcagctacaatcgggcgaaggcggggtacaccctggacaagtcgccacctcatcgcagggccaacacagatagacagacaacattcacacactagggccaatttagtgttgccaatcaacctatccccaggtgcatgtctttggaagtgggaggaagccggagtacccggagggaacccacgcattcacggggagaacatgcaaactccacacagaaagatcccgagcctggatttgaacccaggactgcaggagcttagtattgtgaggcagacgcactaacccctctgccaccgtgaagcccactgtgCAGACAGTACAATTTAAAGCATCAGTGTTCGAAGTGCGCCTTAGGGGGCCATTCATGACCCCCTTTTTATTTCATAAGAAAAATAGAGCAATAAgtcacaatgtaaaaaaaaaaaacacgtagcTTGATACTAATATCTAATAATAACTAAAACAGTATTCGTCTTGAAACATAacttttttcccttttttctaTATTTAGGAACATTTATAGAAAACATCAAAGTGAATAAGGCCTGCATCTTTTCAGCATGTGGCTTTTGGTGAACAAAGTTCAGACACTTATGTGAGTGTTGCATGATTTAAAGAAGTGCTTGTATAGTTATCATTTACCTCAAAAATGATTTGCAGGAATCACTTCCTTCCAAGTCAAACACTTGCACAACCTCTTTTACAACTTAGGCCCTCTCACACTGTAACTGcttacaataaaaacattgacAGTCAACCAGCaaattgattgatatgtattcctaaatgtatttttctgtatttcaaaaatacagaaaataaaTTTCACTTACCACTTGACAACATAAACAATAGTGATAACATGAATAAAACATTGATATGTATTATTAAACAGCCAACATTCAAATAATCTCATGCATGATGTACCTATCTTCTCCATCGAGGCCTCTGTAGATAAGAACCCCTGCTGCAATAATTGCTGCCGTGTTTCCTCATCCTCTACCTGTATCTCAGACACCATGTTGCAAGGAACATATCCCAAACGACCACCAGACTCCCCTTGGTAGAACCCGTCTGAGTCTTTATCCCCATAAACCTGAACAGAAAAGAAAAAACTATTTCTTCTCTATACTCTCAAGTTTGATTGATTTCACCAGACCATTAACAGATAGTGAAAATGTGTTAGCAAAACAAAACTTGTTTGCATGCAAGCATGCATATTTATTATCTTGTACATGTTAGATTGTGAACATGAACTGGTGTTCATGTCAGCTTGATCTGTTGCATCTGACATGCCATAAAGAAGATGTGACACGCTGAATTATGTGCTGTTGCAGTCATGTCCATACTGTGTGGGGGACATACTGTGATGATCTGTCCCTCTCTAAACAGCAACTCCTCCTCGGAAGCATCCGGGTTAGGTGACATGGTGGCAGGATCATAGGGGAAGAGGGCTACAAAGATGCGTGTGTCTCCTTTTGTCTTTGGTGATTCGAAACAACCTACACACAGACATCATCAAACTTAATTGCAGACTGCAAGGTCTAAATAGACATACAATTACTTGCAGTACATAAAATATACAATAAAAGGCCTTATataacataatttaaaaaaagtgtttatgcATATTTAGTAAAAGGAACATCAGCAAGGACCATGTATTTCAAAAAGTACTTCTCCACATTCTAAATAAATGTCAAATACCAGTGTTTCCATACAAGGGATTGGTATATAATAGAACTACACCTACTGGAACCCCTATAGTTTTCTCAGGGTGGCTTGGAAGGAGTTTATCCCAAAATCACTAAAAACATTGCTGGCATTACTGCCTCTGGGCTTACTGAGCCGGATTCTGAGACAGTCATTGGCATGGCAACTCAGGGCTGTACGCTTAGCTTTTTCTCTGtagtccatccttccatccatcatcttccgcttatccgaggtcgggtcgcgggggcagcagcctaagcagggaagcccagacttccctctccccagccacttcgtccagctcttcccgggggatcccgaggcgttcccaggccagccgggagacatagtcttcccaacgtgtcctgcgtcttccccgtggcctcctaccggttggacgtgccctaaacacctccctagggaggcgttcgggtggcatcctgaccagatgcccgaaccacctcatctggctcctctcgatgtggaggagcagcggctttactttgagttcctcccggatggcagagcttctcaccctatctctaagggagagccccgccacccagcggaggaaactcatttcggccgcttgtacccgtgatcttatcctttcggtcatgacccaaagctcatgaccataggtgaagatgggaacgtagatcgaccggtaaattgagagctttgccttccggctcagctccttctttaccacaacggatcgatacaacgcccgcattactgaagacaccgcaccgatccgcctgtcgatctcacgattcactcctctcccaatcgtgaacaagactcctaggtacttgaactcctccacttggggcagggtctcctccccaacccggagatggcactccacccttttccgggcgagaaccatggactcagacttggaggtgctgattctcattccggtcgcttcacactcggctgcgaaccgatccagtgagagctgaagatcccggccagatgaagccatcaggaccacatcatctgaaaAAACCAGAGACctacgccttgactgcgcctagaaattctgtccataaaagttatgaacagaatcggtgacaaaggacagccttggcggagtccaaccctcactggaaacgtgtccgacttactgccggcaatgcggaccaagctctgacaccgatcatacagggagtggaccgcaacgataagacagtccggtaccccatactctctgagcactccccacaggacttcccgagctAGTATTGTACGTATTTTATGTAGTATTTTTTACATAATTAAAACATAAATTACAAAACCTTACCAGCCCTGTAAGACAGATGGAGAGCAACGTGGCAAACCAAGACCTGGTTAGCTTCAGGTGCTCTGCCGTAATTTTATCGATGCCACATTCTTTGTTATCAGCTAGTTACCTTAAGGCTTGGGGAATCTAATAGGGGCTGATTCGTACCAATTTCTATATGTTGCCTGTACAATTGGGCTTACTTGACACAGTTGAACGGAGCAGCATAGTGCTGCCCCCAACCACTTCCTCTATGTTGCCTGTACAATTGTGCTTACTTCTGACACAGTTGAACAGAGCAGCATAGTGCTGCCCCTACAGTTCAGTAATATTTTCTCCACCAGATATTCCCATAATGTTGCATGGCAATGTTGCTTTAACCCTACTTATATTTTTAACTTATTTTCAGAAACCTGTGACATTGCTGTCAAGCAGTTTTTCACCTCATAGAGTTAGCTCTCAAGGCTTTCTCATGCTTGATAAAACAAGCCAGCTAGTTGTTCTGTAGATTTCACTGTAGTAGGTGAAACTGTCCGCAGGTAAAAGCAATAGATTACACAGTTATAAAGATGACATCATTATTAACAGACGGTTTTGCCACTGAATATAAGTACTAATTAAAATACTAATACTAAATGTAACTGTTGTtcatctgttaaaaaaaaacatttgtttcgcATTGTTTATTAACAAACCTGTTCACTGATGTTTACCACTGCAGCATACTGTAGACATGAGTAATGCATAGTTTGCAAAGATCATTGCAAACGGGTTTTAGAGTTTGCCTTTCCCCCAATGTGCCGCTATAAACAAAGCTTGCTTAGCCCCGACGTGTCCTCAAAAGAGGTAATCAAGCTAAACCGCTGATCCTAAGCTGCATGAGCTGTTTGACAAACACACACTTGCTCATGAACTGCAACACCCTGGAAGAAAAGCAAACATTTTGACCCAATTTCTGGTCTAGATTTGAGAATgttcatatacaaaacataatcTATTTTCTTACTTAGTTTCCTAAGTAAGAAAATAGATTAAATACTATTGTATTTAATAGTGAGGTCACTATTAAATACAAAGTGATATTTAATGGCCTGCAGCACAGTTTACAGAATTGCAGGAGTAAAGCACGATGCCAGTACGACCAAAGACTTTATCTACAGTACATGTCTATCGTATTGGACAAAGTGAGACAAATTTAAAGAGCTGTAGTGGGACATAAGCTGCTCTGAAGAGAGCTGTTCTCTATCTCATTATGGAGAATCAGGCCATCAGGGTTAAGAATCATGGGGGAACACACTTTCACATCCTTGCTTTGATTAATAATCAACACATGGCATGTCGGTAGTCCCTTCCTCTATGTGCATATTTGTTTTGGTGTGTACTCCAGTGTGTGCTAAAAAAACGAATTAGGAATACACAATCTGCTTCATTATCATAAATATGCAGGGGAGGGATGGAAGAAGAGAGAGGCTCAGGCATCATTAAACGTTTTTTTGACTAATCAATGTTACTATTTTAATATCCGTCACTTCCTTCTGTCATGACAAACCACTTTAAGTTAAGCCGGTTCTCAGCTTAACGGGCTATCTCCCACTTCTCCACCAGTGCTGACACCCCTCCCTTGCCACATATTGTCCTAATCTGACTACCAGCATGTGGGAGAGAAGCAGAGGCTTCCTGACAGAAAACATGGGTCTGTCAGCATCACTTTAACATTTCTAACAGTGGGTTGAGTTAGGAATGTAACATTTGGAATAAGTAGTAATACGAAATAGTCTCTGACCTTTGAGCCGCTTGTCTTCCAAAACAACTGCTTTAGATGTTTGCTCGGAATCATGCACCCACGATGGAACTGCCTCACATCTTGATATCTTATGGGGCTCCTGTACAATAATCACAAAAAGACAATGAGAAAATCATCTGACACTGGATTATAACTACTACTTGAGCAGGAACGCACAATGAGGGAATTAGTGGGGAACCAAAATCGGAAACTAGTTTACGCTCTAAGCCGCTACATAAAAGGAAATATTACTTCTTGCTAGACATGTTAATATTCATCTATGATTAGGCTGACTAATTCTGAAGATTAACATCAtcaaccacaaaacacttttttttaaggtTGCAGAGGACCCATTAATGCAGCATCTCCTCAACAAACTGACTACATTATCTGCCCATTTCAGTAATGATCACTGAAGAAGTGGTTGAATAAGTTTTTATCTAGTGTGGTTCAATTACAGAATAACTCCTATAATGATTTAAAGGGAAGGATCGAAATGGGAGAATACTGTCATAATGTTTACCAAAGAATCTGCCTTTTTCCCCTGGTCGTAGGAGGGTCCAATATGCTCCATTTCAGCCCCCTCGATCCACCACTCTGAGCTCAGCTGTTCCATCACCACCTCCCCTGAAGTGCACGCTCCTGGTTTATTGACGTCATCTGTGTCGTACTCCACATCAATCGCCATCCCTCCACTATGTGACCTTACAGGACGTACTAATTGGCTGAATGGGTAAGGTCTTGGTGTAGTAGGCTCATAACCTGCAGCCATCTGACTCCTTAGCATGGCCTCCCTCTTAAGGCGGTCCTCTAAACCTCTAAGTGGTATCCTGTGTTTGTTGGGGGTGGACTGGGGAGGACAGTGAACAGACACACGCCTGTTGGTCGGACCTTCACATAAACACACTACATTTTCACTAGGATAATTTACAGTGTTTTCTGCATCTGAATAGTGGACTCTGTACTGCAACTTGGGCTTGACTTGTAAGGGTCCTCGCCTCAAAGAATCTTTGGTTAGGGATCTGGGATCACTGTTAAAGTGGTGGTGCTGAGGGGGAAAGTTAGAGTTGGAGTATGGAGGGTGACGTTGTAAAACATTATGGAGTTGTTCTGCGTCTCCGGGGTGAAGGTGGCTGGGCCTCAACTGAACCTGTTTGCGATGAGGTAATGGTTCTTCCCGAACACCGTCTTCATCCTCTGTTACCTCAGGAATGCTGAACAGCTGCTTGTTGTGGTAAACCTGAGGGGGCAACTTGAGAATTCTTTCAAGAATATCTTCACCACTATCTGAAGGCTCGGATTTGCGTAACTACAACCATAGACCATAAAAAGCCAAGAATCGCCAAAAGGAAAGGCCGTATCATTGTTGAGCGAAAAAAAAGCAGGAATTAAAGGAAGAAGATGCCCAGCCATGCAAAAGGAAAGAAAAGATAAAACAAAAAGAATCACAATTAAGCATGTGACTTCAAAATGTTACTTCAATATTCATATTATACAAGGACACGTTACCTCACAAGAACAGTATTCATATTCAGATTATTTGAGTACTTATTCCCACATACCCTGTTCGCTATGATTGTGTATTCCCTGGTTGATGCTTCCCTAAAGTGATCAGAATTTaggtcctcttcttcctcttcgaGGATGTCAAACAGATCTGATCGAATGTTGTCAGTGAGATGCTCCACTAGCCCTCTGTTACAACCCTACAATTAAAGGAACATCAAATCCAGAGTATTTAACGGCAACTGTTGTCACAAATACATCACATTCATTGTAGTTGTCACCAGCATTCATATTATAAAAGTAAGTCAATGATTCAAAACTGACCTTCTGCATATTGTCGTACATTGTGTCATGGTCCTGCCTCAAGAAATCCTCAATGGAAACCAAGCGTTTGTTCTCGAGTTCCTCGTCAACCTCAGAGTCCAGTGATGAAGTACTGGGGGGTCGAAGGATTAGAGTGTCTTGTGGGTTCAGTAGGTCTGTAATCGGGGTTTTAGGCGGAGTGGGAATGCGCTCTGGGGTTCCGTGTATGGCACAGGGATCCTCAATGAATTCTGAAATGGACGGGAAAGGACGGATTGTTCCAGGGCTGTCGGTATTCCTGCGCTGCTCTAACGTGACCACTTGGGTCACAGTTGTCTCTGCAGGCACAGGTTTTATTACAGGAGATGGTTGGAGAGCTGAGGAGGTGGGGGGTGTCATATTCATCTggcgaaaagaaaaaaaagtcagtGTGCATTTTCCAAGCAGAAGTCAACTGTGCATCACGTAAACAATGAGTTATAATTACCACTGGTGTGACGGTGGAGGTAACGGGTAATGTGGCTTCACATGCAGCAATGGAAACAGCACTAAGAGGGCTGGTCAATGCCTTCGCAAATGACGCTGATGACAAAAAGGCCTCTGAGGGTGGTATATGAAGACAGTTGGCAACATCATCCACTGTGAGGCCAGTAATGGAGACTTTGGCAGCGGAGTTCTCAAAAGTAAGCTGCCTGGATAGATTTGTGGGTCTAACAGGGGTGCAGGCAAGGGTTGGTACTACCAGGGTGGCGGCAGCGGGGCCAGCCATGATAGCGGCAAGCTTGGAGGGCACATTAACTGGAAAAGAGTCAGAGGACTCCCCATGGGCAGACATGGTCCTGACAGTGAGATCCTGAGCTGTCTGCAGAGATTGGATTTGGGAAGGGCCCAGCAAAGCACTGCCGGCTGTTGGGGAGGACACCTCTAATACCTgcaaattaattacaaaaaatattcaaatgttTAACTATAGTAATTTAAGGAATAAAGCCACCGGTCAAACCTTTTTCTTATCTGCATATATGGTGTACCCAGTGACATGGACTCCATTGGAGGTTCCAGCATTATCAATAGTGACTGGCAGCCAACTGATAAGGGCTATCCCTGGGGAAGGACCGTGCTCCAACTGTACATCCAGTGGAGCATCAGGAGGACCTAAATGATTATACCACAGTCAATGGTAAATATAAGGTATAGTATAGACTCGTTTTAACATTAATACGAGTTCATGTGAGTTGCGGTATCTTGAAACTAGTACTTGGGATGAGGAAATATTCTACAATGAACACAGACGTCCAGCaagaaaatgacaaaacatttctaAAGGGACATTCAAAAATTGTTAGACCATATATACCTTTGTTCCCAGACTGTGCGCTTGAAACTTAAGCAAATTTCGGTAATCATTAAGTGAACTTAGTTAAAAAAAGAACAGTGCTCACATAATCTAAATAAAGAAAAAGTAACACATTTGATCACAATATCAATGCTACACACTTTAATGATGGTGTTATGAGATGTATAATATATTGATTTAAAATGATCAAGTCTATACTGAGATTACTGCAGTGCCCTAGAGAGCATGAAAGACTATTCTGTGCTTGATTAAAATATGTATAACATTTTGGCAAAGACAGAATGTCAACTCCTGACCTGCCATTAACGTGCTGAAATTGATGGTAGCACTTCTGTGTTCACGTCGCTCCACAGGTAACTCCCATGCTGTGCGATGTGgccgtgcctccactttgactgtgtaCTGCTGGCTGGGTAAGAGTTTATTGAGGCACAGCGAATAGCATCCAGCCTTCACCAGCTCACACTCTTGCTCATTCAAGGACACAATGTGCACATAGTTACTGTTGCAGGGCAGCCAGGACAGGCTGGCAGAGGTGGCAGTGATGCTGTCCACACGCAGCTGTGTAGGTGCCACACATACGTCACGGCCAATCAGCATGCTGCAGCGCAGCTGGTCTGAGAGGCCCTTCTCTGTCAGACTTTGCACAGATACACGGTAGGCCTTGAGGTTGATGTCAAGTCTCTCTAACACAGCTTTGGTTTGGGCACCGAAGGGCACATTAAGCCGTAGCTCCTGGTCCACATACACATTATAGCTCCACACGTTGCCCCACCCAGCCGGCACCAGTGGAGGGTCCCAGCTGATGATGATGCTCTTGGCAAGCTGCTTGATGAGTTTGAGCTTACGAGGGTAAGGCACAGTGTCCACTTCCATCTCCTCCAAATCCAAGTCCAGGCCATTGGTGAGGGGGGCTGAGACACCCAAGGCTGAATTGGAAGAGGCTGAGGCGGGGCCAGAGGCAGAAAAGGCCTCCGTCCTCTCTGAGGCGTGTACACCTGTGTGGAGGTGATGCTGGTTGCTGGCACTGTGCAAACTGCTGTTTAGCAAGGTGTTGTGGGACATGTCACTCGTCTCCTCAGGGTGAGAGCCCATTACATCGTCATCCGAAAGGCGTTCCACAAAATTAGAGGGGACCAACCCTCTCCTTCCATCCATTAACTCACCTAAAAAGGATCACCATGTGACACAAATATAACAAATTTTACATTAAACTAAATATCATCAGCACATACCTTCATAGAAGCCGTCATCATCCATGCCTCCATACACATAGATGTATTCTCCAGCAGTGAGTGGTAGTTCCATTTCGGGGTTATCATTAGGGCCATCATAAGGATTATAGCTGTTTAAAATTAATTTACAGGTTGACTAAAAGCCTTTTTTGAGACCAAACTCCGCATTATAGTTTGTTGACGCTCAAttctaaatacattttacaaACCTGTATCGTGCAATAAAAACCTGGAGCTTGGCTGTTTCTCTGCTGGCTGTGTAAGGTGCGAGGGCAATGTCAATGTCCAGTTCCTCCACTTCACTAGCGGTGTCAACCTGACAACACAACAAGCAACGGGTGAAGCTTACGAATTCCCATATTTTTGATTCGTTTGACCTCAAATTGACGTGTTCAAACTCAAACAACAAGACAAAGTCATGAAATGATATAAAATGCAAATTTACTTTGCTAATCAAATACTATAATCTGTATTCTTTTTGTCATAAATGTGTGTAGTTGTGTGAGTGGGTGGATAACACTTTGCAGTACATCAGTGGTCACAAGGGATGTGTATATCGTTAAGATTTAATCGGTACAATACCCTTATTGATACTCCTTATCGATACTGGTATTTATCAGTACTCTTATCGATACCGCAGGGTTTCCCGTAGCGCTTTGTTGTTGAGGCGGCCGCCtttacaacaaagagccaccTTCTTaaataaagtcttaaaaaaaaaaaaaggtcttaacaagctgctctgcttagttCTGTGTTTGCCTTTGTCAGTATGTCTAtggagcacccagcattgtcccacccacacaaacatCTGATTGTATACAAGCAgaacggtaacagccaatcagcagtgcgtattcagagcgatgtaacagccaatcagcagtgcgtattcagagcacatgtaacGTGGTAGTGAGCAGAAAGCTGTGTTTTGCAGGTAAGacaataaacacttccaagtcaactactagtaacatcactaggagcccGTTGACGTTTTAGAAACAAGCGGGAGCTCatctcgctcgcagtccttgaggtgaaggctaattagcttttagcataacgttagctcactttgcagtgtgtgtgcatgtgtgtgtgtttgttacggacagcaaagccctgtcagtctgagagaaagacaagcattattgacttacagttaaaaactaagttatttcacttgacctttttctgtgttgattgagctgtgttgaagcagcaaaaaaggacattatgttaaatgaggAGTTTCTGTCtatgatagttgatataataatgtaactgcattataaagcctacatgaattcCATGGTGTTTAggaatgaatagtctctcctactgctattgtactattctttcagctatagttacattaatcattagtaatgtagcagcctagttttgaatggcagggtccctgctatcacatgttgataaaaatataacatttacatcataaaaatcaactacaggcttcccaaatgatgTAATAaacaagcatgatgagttgaatatatgtcagcatgtggccccacttttaactcttatttttcaaacgcttattgcaaatgcttacttacagtaagttgTTAATTTGaccttgtaagtcattattttgacttagtaaatgaATAAGTCATAATATTGACATacttagtagggctgcgaatctttgggtgtcccacgattcgattcaatatcgattcttcgggtcacgattcgataatatatcgattttttagattcaacgtgattctcgatccaaaaacgatatttttccgattcaaaacgattctgtattcattcaatacataggatttcagcaggatctaccacagtctgctgacatgctagcagagtagtagatttttttcaaaaagcttttataattgaaaaggacaatgttttatcagctgatttcaataatgtacatttgtttcaactgttaaacgaaccaaaaatatgacttattttatatttgtgaaaacattggacacagtgtgttgtcaagcttatgagatgcgatgcaagtgtaagccactgtgacactattgaacttttttttattttttacaaatgtctaatgataatgtcaatgagggatttttaatcactgctatgctgaaattataactaatattgatactgttgttgataatattcatttttgtttcactacttttggtttgttctgtgacgtgtttgtgtctcctcgattgctctgtttattgcagttctgagtgttgctgggtcaggtttggttttggtatttggttgcattgttatggtattgctgtgtagtggtttgttggattgatttaaaaacatttttttttttttaaatgagaattgattctgaatcgcacaacatattcaaatcgattttttcccacacccctaatacttAGTATcgcaggtaactaggactgttttgtttttactttacggaaaaaatatcgagatatatatcgtatatcgccgttcagcaaatggagcggaaaacacaaacaaaagttGAAGGAtttttcatgcgacgaagccggcctacttgtcccccaggctgtggtggcagcaacgaggtggagacgtgatggcgacaggtcgagttacaccgatccttacaaaACTCCCTTCCCCGGTCCCTCCCCCTGGATAGTCACCACCCCaattaacacattttctgggggaaacactgtgccatatttaatttgtgtaaataaagatgataaaaaatgcattttaattggcATTTATATTATCACAAATTAAACTATgacatgatgtactgtaacaTCGCAGCGCAGGGAAGTCTTtccacaactgtttttttttaagtcttaaaTACAGTAcatcaactatgtgtgcagtgtaAGGTAatatgcagttatgtcatcttcttgtaAAGACTACACAGACTTAATTACAATTATACTCAGCTGGAAATAATATTTATACATGGCATGCATGTGCAGGACACATTCCTTTTACATGATATATCATACCAAATGTATCACATAAATCAATACAATCATTTAGCATGTTATGTGGGTGTGCAGTTTGGAACAATAGGAATTGTTATTTGCGATTATGTTGCACACAGATGTATTTGCGCGA
The window above is part of the Nerophis ophidion isolate RoL-2023_Sa linkage group LG04, RoL_Noph_v1.0, whole genome shotgun sequence genome. Proteins encoded here:
- the LOC133551493 gene encoding peripheral-type benzodiazepine receptor-associated protein 1 isoform X7; the encoded protein is MVARADITLSTTLRKRHHSLYANLNRLETEKQHKNGADHRFLVQQNFELLRALGELEKTCSILREENSLLRKSSAPETEEKVKRLRKKNTELAVLAKRLEERARKLQEANLKMGSPVPLNGRELEKLLRQSQMEVLRLQRQLSITSSIQRTIHNPDPGGAENCEEPTEEECAEKKESELTKKRKECESLEHEVKKRKRKCLDLESRLEDEQAKNAQLKEEADLLRRKTQLLKKNRVENDELREELSKVTAQHNYVLEENQRLRAKLENLEQVLKRMRDVAERRQQLELEHEQALAILKFKQDEIKRLQLAQLFARREHEGVVQMLESTLDCMQSKVRDLEEKCRSQSAQFGLLSQELENFRLQASKADLAGSGLLMNSSFSVLTNGVGLSCEQDYTDSSWDMESLSEIAFWSLERGDNLSSPEDVAATLRMGTTPHTGGLPRVERSPVTKHRELPTISVSKSASSSSKSETTNVTSKSNTHLTPHKSSPAHEVDTASEVEELDIDIALAPYTASRETAKLQVFIARYSYNPYDGPNDNPEMELPLTAGEYIYVYGGMDDDGFYEGELMDGRRGLVPSNFVERLSDDDVMGSHPEETSDMSHNTLLNSSLHSASNQHHLHTGVHASERTEAFSASGPASASSNSALGVSAPLTNGLDLDLEEMEVDTVPYPRKLKLIKQLAKSIIISWDPPLVPAGWGNVWSYNVYVDQELRLNVPFGAQTKAVLERLDINLKAYRVSVQSLTEKGLSDQLRCSMLIGRDVCVAPTQLRVDSITATSASLSWLPCNSNYVHIVSLNEQECELVKAGCYSLCLNKLLPSQQYTVKVEARPHRTAWELPVERREHRSATINFSTLMAVSSAQSGNKGPPDAPLDVQLEHGPSPGIALISWLPVTIDNAGTSNGVHVTGYTIYADKKKVLEVSSPTAGSALLGPSQIQSLQTAQDLTVRTMSAHGESSDSFPVNVPSKLAAIMAGPAAATLVVPTLACTPVRPTNLSRQLTFENSAAKVSITGLTVDDVANCLHIPPSEAFLSSASFAKALTSPLSAVSIAACEATLPVTSTVTPVMNMTPPTSSALQPSPVIKPVPAETTVTQVVTLEQRRNTDSPGTIRPFPSISEFIEDPCAIHGTPERIPTPPKTPITDLLNPQDTLILRPPSTSSLDSEVDEELENKRLVSIEDFLRQDHDTMYDNMQKGCNRGLVEHLTDNIRSDLFDILEEEEEDLNSDHFREASTREYTIIANRLRKSEPSDSGEDILERILKLPPQVYHNKQLFSIPEVTEDEDGVREEPLPHRKQVQLRPSHLHPGDAEQLHNVLQRHPPYSNSNFPPQHHHFNSDPRSLTKDSLRRGPLQVKPKLQYRVHYSDAENTVNYPSENVVCLCEGPTNRRVSVHCPPQSTPNKHRIPLRGLEDRLKREAMLRSQMAAGYEPTTPRPYPFSQLVRPVRSHSGGMAIDVEYDTDDVNKPGACTSGEVVMEQLSSEWWIEGAEMEHIGPSYDQGKKADSLEPHKISRCEAVPSWVHDSEQTSKAVVLEDKRLKGCFESPKTKGDTRIFVALFPYDPATMSPNPDASEEELLFREGQIITVYGDKDSDGFYQGESGGRLGYVPCNMVSEIQVEDEETRQQLLQQGFLSTEASMEKIDPSQVAATCAKGKPVQGSRKMVAIFDYDPRESSPNTDIEVELTFSAGDVINVIGDMDEDGFFYGDLHGQRGLVPSNFLQAFPEKAPAEDFSAQPAQEHKKESQRQKRTVHFET